In Brachyhypopomus gauderio isolate BG-103 chromosome 11, BGAUD_0.2, whole genome shotgun sequence, a single genomic region encodes these proteins:
- the shisa3 gene encoding protein shisa-3 homolog: MVRLVNCLFLGYLTLNLRISDAQGEYCHGWLDSNGNYHEGFQCPEDFDTMDATVCCGTCSLRYCCAAVDARLDQGTCTNDREVENTEYAAQPIYMPFLVVGSMFVAFVVVGSLVAVYCCTCLRPKQPTQQPVRFSLRGSQGETIPMILSPGAAPSSLRAPSRQSSTATTSSSSVGGGSSLRRFSLGRAEVPGQPVSQQILLTSSSSASTSVSLAPAQPVLAPPPPPPYSSSQCHQGGVPHPHGHAQLHQHHQHHQGSSFLLSQQYFFPLQTEPFGGSKSFADFNQS; this comes from the exons ATGGTGCGCTTGGTAAACTGCCTCTTTCTGGGATATTTGACGTTGAATCTGCGGATATCTGATGCCCAGGGTGAGTACTGCCACGGCTGGTTGGACAGTAATGGAAATTATCACGAGGGCTTCCAATGTCCGGAGGACTTTGACACCATGGACGCGACTGTTTGCTGCGGGACCTGCTCGCTGCGGTACTGTTGTGCGGCCGTGGACGCGCGGCTGGACCAGGGAACCTGCACCAACGACAGAGAAGTGGAGAACACGGAATACGCTGCTC aaccCATCTACATGCCCTTCCTGGTGGTGGGCTCCATGTTTGTGGCGTTTGTGGTGGTGGGCTCTCTGGTGGCCGTGTACTGCTGCACGTGTCTGCGGCCCAAGCAGCCTACCCAGCAGCCCGTGCGCTTTTCCCTTCGGGGCAGCCAGGGCGAGACTATCCCCATGATCCTGAGCCCCGGGGCGGCCCCGTCCAGCCTGCGTGCGCCCTCGCGACAGTCCAGCACGGCCACCACCAGCTCCAGCAGCGTGGGTGGGGGCAGCTCACTCCGGCGTTTCTCCCTGGGCCGGGCCGAGGTTCCGGGGCAGCCCGTCAGCCAGCAGATCCTGCTAACCTCGTCCTCCTCCGCTTCCACGTCCGTGTCCCTGGCGCCGGCCCAGCCCgtgctggccccgccccctccgccACCATATTCGTCCTCGCAGTGCCACCAGGGCGGTGTCCCCCACCCGCATGGCCACGCACagctccaccagcaccaccagcaccaccagggctccagcttcctcctctcccagCAGTACTTCTTCCCCCTGCAGACAGAACCCTTTGGCGGGAGCAAGAGTTTCGCTGACTTCAACCAGAGCTGA